GCCGGCTTGGTAGATCCTCGCGGCGAGATCCTCGTGAAGAGTCGAGCGCCCATGGTCAGCCAAGGAGATGCCGAAGCTGGGCTGGAGGCAGTTGTGCAGGTGATCGAGTTTGTGCGCACCGCGGAGCCATCCCGGGGCGCCTCTTTTTCCGCGATTGGGATCAGCTCCCCGGGCCCGTTGGACCCGAGGCGGGGGATCGTGATCAACCCTCCCAACCTGCCTTGCTGGCGGAATTTCCCTTTGGCAGAAAAGATTGAACAGGCATACGGAGTACCCACACGCATTGACAACGACGCGAACGCGGCTGCTCTGGCCGAAGCCATCTGGGGTACGGGCAGGGGGTATAGTTCTGTGTTCTATGCCACGTTGGGTACCGGCATTGGCACGGGCATTGTGCTCGACGGCCGCATCTATCACGGGCGCACCGGCGCCGCCGCCGAAGGCGGTCACGTTACGATTGACCCTCGCGGCCCGCGCTGCAATTGTGGCAAGCGCGGCTGCATTGAAGCCCTGGCCGCAGGACCTGCCATTGCGCAACGCGCCCGGGCCAAACTCGGTGAGAGCCGGGATAAGCGCTCCAAAATTTTCGACTGCGTAGGTGGCAATCTCGACTTGGTTACGGCCGAAGTGGTGGGCGCGGCCTACCGTTCGGGCGACTCGCTCGCCACCACGGTCCTGCAAGAAACCGCTGACCTGCTGACCATTTGGCTCGGGAACGTCATTGACCTGCTCGAGCCGGATGTCATTGTCGTGGGCGGCGGGCTGGGCCAATTGTTGGCTTCCTGGTTCGACTACATTCGTAGCCAGTTGCCCGCCTGGTCAATCAATTCGCGCTGTCAGGAAATTCCGCTCGTGGGGGCAAGCTACGGGGAAGATTCCGGAATCGCCGGCGCTGCTGCGCTCCACTTTTCTACTTCCCGGACCTGAGGGGCGATTGCAACTCCTTACGGCCGCGTGATAGAGTGCCGCTCACCCGCAGAAGCTAGAGCATGAGCATTCAAGTTGCCAATGCGCCGGTGAGCTGGGGGATTATGGAATCGGTCGAACCGCCCCCGGACTATCCCTATACGCGCGTGCTCGAGGAGCTCGCACAGGCGGGCTACGCCGGCACGGAGCTTGGTCCGTACGGCTTTCTGCCCACCGCGCCGGCCGCACTCGAGCGCGAGCTTGCGCGGCGTGGCCTGACCCTTTGCTCGGCCTTTGTGGCCATGCCGTTGGGCAACAGGGGTGCGCACGAGAGGGGTTTCGCGCACCTAGCCCGCACGGCTGAGTTCATTCGCCAGGTTGGCTGTCGGCTCTTGATTCTTTCCGATGAAATCAGCGCAGACCGCTCTGCGGTAGCGGGACGTCGCGAGGAAGCCAACCAACTCTCCTGGAATGAGACGGAGTGGAAGGCAGCGGAGAAGGCCATCCGCGCAGCGGTGGCGCGCTGTGAAGAGCTTGGCTTGCACGTGGCCTTTCACCATCACGTCGGTACACACGTGGAAACTCCCGAGGAAGTAGAGCGCCTGTTGTCCTTGTTCGCGCCGGACGAACTGGGACTCTGCCTGGACACAGGGCACTGCGTCTATGGCGGCGGCGACCCGGTAAGCCTGCTCGAGCGCTACGCCGATCGTGTCCACTGCGTGCATCTGAAGGATGTGGAGGGAGTACGTATCGGCGAAGTTCGCAGCCAGGGCGTGGACTTCCACGCCGCCGTGCGCTGCGGCGTGTTCGCTCCGCTCGGCCGCGGAGTGATAGATTTCTCCCGGTTGGTGGCCCTTTTGAGAGAGCACAGGTTCGACGGCTGGGTTGTAGTCGAACAGGACGTGCTGGCAGGCGGCCGGGGTGCCCCCGCACCACTCGCAAACGCCACCGCGGCGCGGCAATATCTTCGCCAACTGGGACTTTGAGGCGGCTCGACCTGGAGGGCTCATGGAACCCGAAGTAAAAATAAAGAATTTTGTCGCCGAGGACTTTTTCCCCACCGCTGTGTTCCAGGAGATAACAGATGTCCGCGTTCTGCATCCCGGGTGGATCGAACGGGAGGCCCGCAGGCGCAGGAAGCGCACGCGGCTGACCCGGGATGGCAAACTGGTCTTGGTGGCGCTCGATCATCCAGCCCGCGGTGTCACGCAGATTCGCGGTGATGCCCTGGCAATGGGCGACCGCTACCAGCTCCTCGCCCGGGCCCGGCGCGTTCTGACCGACCCCGACCTCGACGGCATCATGACCACCAGTGACATCATGGAAGAATTGCTCATCCTCAGTCACCTTGAGGGGTGTCGAACTGGCCGTGGGTTTTTGGACGGGCGCGTGCTCGTGGGCAGCATGAATCGCGGGGGTGTGGCCGGCTCAACCTTTGAGATGGAAGATACCTTTACATCTTTCACCGCCGAGCGGCTCGCGGAACTGCGGTGTGACGGCGGCAAGATGATGTACCGCCTGGACCCCCAGGACTCTGCTTCGGGACACACCATTCTTGCCTGCGTTGAGGCTCTAAATAGGTTACGGCGTCACCGATTGGCAGCCTTTTTGGAGCCGCTGGGCGTTGCGCGTCAGGCTGATAGCTACCAACCGATGAAAGACGTTGCCACGTTGGTGCGGCAGTGCGGCATCGCCTCCGCCTTGGGTGAATCATCGGCGCATTTGTGGCTGAAGCTCCCCTATGGCGAGGATTTTGCCCGAGTCTGCCGCGCTACGACGCTGCCCATTCTTCTGCTGGGCGGGCCGGCACGGGAATCGCCCTTCGAAACTCTGCGCGATTTTGCCCAAGGGCTGGCTTCGAGTCCCCGCGTGCGCGGCGCGATCATCGGACGCAACCTTCTCTTTCCGGGCGAAGCGGATCCGCTGCCGATGTGCCGGGCCCTGACTGCGCTGGTCCATCGGCGGGCAAGTTTGACAGAAGCACTGGGCCTTCTCGAGGGCCCCGACCCGGGTGAGACGCCAACTCTCCGCCACCAACCGCACCGCCGGCGATGAATCCGCAAGGGGAGAACGCGTTGGACGTTTGCGTACTGGGGCGCATCGGCTACGACCTCTACGCAGTCGAGCGCAACCGACCCTTGGCCGAGGTCGAGCACTTTTCGCGTCACCTGGGCGGATCGAGCGCTAACATTGCCGTCGGCTTGGCGCGCCTGGGCTTGCGCGTCGGCATGATCAGTTGTCTCGGCAAGGATGCTCTTGCCGATTATCTTCTGGGCTTCCTCCGGAAAGAGGGCGTCGACATCCAGTTTGTGCGCATGGTCGAGGGTTACAACACTTCGTTGTGCCTGACGGAAGTATCTCCGCCCGATCGCTTTCCCCAGGTCTTCTATCGCCACCAGGCAGCCGATACGCGGGTAGAGGTCGCGCCAGCTGAACGGGCCTACATTCAGCAGGCGCGGATGTTCGTGACCAACGGGACCAGCCTCTCGGCTTCTCCTGCGCGCGAAGCCACTCTTGACACGCTGAAGACGGCACGGCAGGCCCGCCTGCGCACCATCTTTGACGTGGATTACCGAGCAAGCTCTTGGTCGTCGCCGGAAGAGGCTGGGCGGGCGGCCCGTGGTGCGTTGCCCTGTGTGGACGTTGTGGTGGGGAATGAAGATGAACTCTTTGTCCTCACCGGCGAGCGTGACCCCAAGGATCAGGTGCGAGTGGTGCTGGCTGCCGGTGTAACTCTTTTGGTACGTAAGCTCGGCGCTAAGGGTGTGGAAGCGCATACACGGGATCAATTCTTTTCGGCCTTGCCGTATCCCAGCCAGGTGGTCAGCACGATTGGTGCGGGCGATGCGTTTGCGGCTGGCTTCCTTTACGCCCTGAACCGCGAGCTTGTGCTGGCTGAGTGTTTGCGCTATGGCAACGCCTCCGCCGCCATCGTCGTCAGCCGCGTCAGTTGCGCCGATGCGATGCCGTACAGGGAGGAGCTGGAAGAGTTTCTCCGCGCGACCGCAGAGAGAACCAGCCAATAGGACTCTCACGGGAAGAGATGCAATCTTGACAGTCCAGGGCACCGCTGCGTAGAGTGACCATGAACGGCCCGGGACGGGGTGCCCGTTCACAGGGTGCACGAGCAGAGCTTCTTCTAACCCAAAAAAGGGGTGGGCGATGCGACTCACGGGAGCGGAGATCGTCGTCGAGTACCTGATTCGGGAGAAGGTGCCATACCTAGTGGGCATTCCGGGCCACGGCAACCTTCCCCTGTTTGACGCACTGGTGGAGCGGCGGGGGAAGATCGAGGCCTTTCCGGTGATGCACGAGCAGTGCGCTGTGCACCTGGCGGACGCCTACCACCGGGTCTCGGGCCAGCCACTGGCGGTGAGCACCTCGATCGGGCCGGGGGCGGCTAACACCACCTGCGGGGTGGCTCAGGCCTATGTCGATTCCAGCGCCGTGCTGGTGCTGACCGGCAGCGTCCACACCTACATGCGCGGGCACTCCGTCCTACAGGAGATCGATCGCACGCATTGGGCCAACTTCCCGCGCGTGCTCGAGCCCATTGTCAAGCAGTGGTGGCAGCCGAGCCGGGTCGACCAATTGCCGTTCGTCCTCCACCGCGCCTTCAACATCATGCTCACAGGTCGGCGCGGGCCAGTGCTGATCGACCTGCCAATGGACGTACAGGCCGAAACCGCCGACGTCGAGATTCCCGAGCCGACCCAGCGGCGCCCCCGGCACGGCCCGGGCGGCCATCCCCAGGACATTGAGCGTGCCGCCGAACTGCTGGCTGGCGCCAAAAGGCCGGTGATGCTGGTGGGGGGCGGTGCGGTGACCGCTGGGGCGACCGAGGAAGTGTACAAGCTGGCTGAATACCTCGGCGCGGCGGTGGTGACAACCTGGTCGGGCCAGGGCATCTTCCCTGAAGACCACGAGCTCTACGCCTGGCACCCGGGCTCGATCGGCAGCCTTTGTGCAAACCGACTCTGCCAGACTTCGGACGTGCTGCTCGCTGTGGGAACGCGGTTTGTGGACTGGACCACCGCTTCCTACACTGCGGAGGTCTATCGGATTCCTCCCACCAAGTTAATTCATATTGATCTTGAGGGACGGGAAATCGGCAAGAATTATCCAGTTGAGGTCGGAATCTGTGCCGATGCCAAGGTGGCGCTGGGCCAACTGCTGGCCGCGCTTGGGGAGCGGCTGAAGAGGCCTCACCACTACCGGAACTCTGCCTACTTCGCCGAAATCGGCCGCCTGCGGCAGGCTTTTTTTGATTCATTCCAAGAACGTCGTGAATCCGATGCGGTGCCGGTGACAATTTCGCGGGCGCTGGCTGAGATTCGTAAGATCGCACCCCGCGACTCCATTTGGGTGACCGGTGCGGGCCTGCCCCAGAGTCAGGTGTACCAGGAAGTTCCCTTCTACGAGCCACGCAAACATATCACGAGCGGTGGCTTTTCAACGATGGGGTTTACCGTGCCCGGGGCAATCGGAGCTCAGCTGGCGGCTCCGAACCGCCGCGTGATCGGGATCGCAGGTGACGGCGACTTCCTGGCCAATATGCAGGAACTGGCGGTGGCGGTGCAGAAGAACCTGCCGATTGTGTACGTCATTCTGAACAATTGCGGCTGGCAATCCATCCGGAACTTGCAGATAGGAGCCTACGGCGACAATCGTGTGATCAACACCATCTTTGAGAACACCAAGGGCGAACGCTACACACCGAACTTTGCCGAGGCCGCCCACGCCTTCGGCGCGAAAGGGTGGCGAACTGACAAGCCCAGCGAAGTGGGGAAGTTTGCTCGCGAAGCTCTGGACTCGGGCACGACCTGCGTGGTGGAGGTGCTTACCCACCGGGAACTGCCCTTGGGCGGGCTCTCGAAGTACGCTTGGTGGGATGTGCCCGTGCCGGAATACCTCGAGGAGCCGAGAAAAGAATACAGGGAAGCGCGCAAAGCGGTAAAAACCTAGGATGCCAGGTTCCTGGCGCCGAGGAGAACATGAGGAGAACATGAGGTGGAGCGAATGGTAAAGGACGACTTCCTAGTTCGCTCCTCGCACCTTCCCCAGGGACAGCCGGGGGAGTTGTTGAGCCTGCCACGTGAGCGTGCGGGCTGGGAATGGATGAGCTTTTTTGTTCGGCGAATAGTGCCGGGTGAGGTACAGGAGATCGAAACCAGGGAGGAGGAGGTTGCGTTGGTGTTGCTGGGCGGGCACTGCGTGGCTGACTGGGGCCAGGGGAAGGTCCAGATCGGGCAGCGGGCCCACGTCTTTGATGGCCTGCCCTATGCACTCTATTTACCTGCGGGCTCTGTTGTGCACGTGGAGGCAAACACAGTGTGCGAGGTGGCGGAGTGTCGCGTGCCTTCCAGCAAACCGTATGCGCCCCGGCTCGTTACCCCCCGCGATGTTTCGGTCAGCCTGCGAGGAGGCAACAACGCCTCGCGCCAGATCGTTGATGTCATACCGC
The window above is part of the Candidatus Acidiferrales bacterium genome. Proteins encoded here:
- the iolC gene encoding 5-dehydro-2-deoxygluconokinase, coding for MDVCVLGRIGYDLYAVERNRPLAEVEHFSRHLGGSSANIAVGLARLGLRVGMISCLGKDALADYLLGFLRKEGVDIQFVRMVEGYNTSLCLTEVSPPDRFPQVFYRHQAADTRVEVAPAERAYIQQARMFVTNGTSLSASPAREATLDTLKTARQARLRTIFDVDYRASSWSSPEEAGRAARGALPCVDVVVGNEDELFVLTGERDPKDQVRVVLAAGVTLLVRKLGAKGVEAHTRDQFFSALPYPSQVVSTIGAGDAFAAGFLYALNRELVLAECLRYGNASAAIVVSRVSCADAMPYREELEEFLRATAERTSQ
- the iolB gene encoding 5-deoxy-glucuronate isomerase, producing MVKDDFLVRSSHLPQGQPGELLSLPRERAGWEWMSFFVRRIVPGEVQEIETREEEVALVLLGGHCVADWGQGKVQIGQRAHVFDGLPYALYLPAGSVVHVEANTVCEVAECRVPSSKPYAPRLVTPRDVSVSLRGGNNASRQIVDVIPPNFPADKLIVVEVYTPSGNWSSYPPHKHDVHNLPTEADLDEIYYYRMDRPGGYAYQRLYTPDGHRDVTLTVWDGDVVLVRDGYHPVVAGHGYNVYYLNFLAGSARTLAFTEDPQHTWVRSTWKEIDPRLPLVRAGAG
- a CDS encoding TIM barrel protein, whose product is MSIQVANAPVSWGIMESVEPPPDYPYTRVLEELAQAGYAGTELGPYGFLPTAPAALERELARRGLTLCSAFVAMPLGNRGAHERGFAHLARTAEFIRQVGCRLLILSDEISADRSAVAGRREEANQLSWNETEWKAAEKAIRAAVARCEELGLHVAFHHHVGTHVETPEEVERLLSLFAPDELGLCLDTGHCVYGGGDPVSLLERYADRVHCVHLKDVEGVRIGEVRSQGVDFHAAVRCGVFAPLGRGVIDFSRLVALLREHRFDGWVVVEQDVLAGGRGAPAPLANATAARQYLRQLGL
- a CDS encoding ROK family protein; translation: MPGGAPLILGVDIGGTKVAAGLVDPRGEILVKSRAPMVSQGDAEAGLEAVVQVIEFVRTAEPSRGASFSAIGISSPGPLDPRRGIVINPPNLPCWRNFPLAEKIEQAYGVPTRIDNDANAAALAEAIWGTGRGYSSVFYATLGTGIGTGIVLDGRIYHGRTGAAAEGGHVTIDPRGPRCNCGKRGCIEALAAGPAIAQRARAKLGESRDKRSKIFDCVGGNLDLVTAEVVGAAYRSGDSLATTVLQETADLLTIWLGNVIDLLEPDVIVVGGGLGQLLASWFDYIRSQLPAWSINSRCQEIPLVGASYGEDSGIAGAAALHFSTSRT
- a CDS encoding thiamine pyrophosphate-binding protein codes for the protein MRLTGAEIVVEYLIREKVPYLVGIPGHGNLPLFDALVERRGKIEAFPVMHEQCAVHLADAYHRVSGQPLAVSTSIGPGAANTTCGVAQAYVDSSAVLVLTGSVHTYMRGHSVLQEIDRTHWANFPRVLEPIVKQWWQPSRVDQLPFVLHRAFNIMLTGRRGPVLIDLPMDVQAETADVEIPEPTQRRPRHGPGGHPQDIERAAELLAGAKRPVMLVGGGAVTAGATEEVYKLAEYLGAAVVTTWSGQGIFPEDHELYAWHPGSIGSLCANRLCQTSDVLLAVGTRFVDWTTASYTAEVYRIPPTKLIHIDLEGREIGKNYPVEVGICADAKVALGQLLAALGERLKRPHHYRNSAYFAEIGRLRQAFFDSFQERRESDAVPVTISRALAEIRKIAPRDSIWVTGAGLPQSQVYQEVPFYEPRKHITSGGFSTMGFTVPGAIGAQLAAPNRRVIGIAGDGDFLANMQELAVAVQKNLPIVYVILNNCGWQSIRNLQIGAYGDNRVINTIFENTKGERYTPNFAEAAHAFGAKGWRTDKPSEVGKFAREALDSGTTCVVEVLTHRELPLGGLSKYAWWDVPVPEYLEEPRKEYREARKAVKT